The Adhaeribacter radiodurans genomic interval AGGGCCTGAGGTAAATGGTCCACTTGTTTCGTTCCAGGGCTACGTGCGCAATCACCCGGTTCCAACTACGCGAGAGGGGCAAGGAGCGACCATTCGATTGATGGTTCATCGCTAGGCCCATCATGCGCGCTTTAAAACCGAGCACGTTAAAATTAGTAGCAAAGTTGAGGATTACTTCCGGCTCATAATTGGTTTCCCGGAAAGGACGGGAAAAACCCACGTTATAGATTTGCCAATGGGATTTTTGGGTGTAGGCCACCCACAAATCCCCGTGCGGGCCCAAGATGCCTTGCCAGACCTTAGTTTTAAAACTTAATTGGAATTTAGCTTCATTCTTGCCGTAGTCATATTTAATAGGAGAGGAGTAAAGCGGATTTTCACTGAAAGGCTGCTCATTGGGATTACTTGACCGGCGGCCAGCGGTGATGTATACCGGCTTGTAAGGCGTAATCAAAAAGGTACCCCGCTGGGTAGCGGAATCCAGTTCCCAACGGTCCGTTAAACGATGCGCATCCAGTTTTTCATCGAATAAAGGTGCTACCTGGGCCCGTGCTTCTAAAATTGAAAAGCTAGAAAAAAGTAAGGGCAGGAATGGAACATACCCGATAATGGATCTAAAACAATATTTGCTATTTTTAGGCATTGGATAGATTCTTAGTATAGGGTTAAGGAATTCTATAAGATAAAACCTTTCTGTCTACTGACCGGCATACCTTAGTTTGTCAGCTTGCTTGAGGATATATCCTTTCCAGGGATAAAGCTTCCACTCGCCGTTCCCCCAATGATGTTGACCTTCCGAACCTTGCCGATTTAATAAAATAGCTGCCTGAGCCGGCAGGAAAAGCTCGGCTTGCTGCTGATCTGCTGAGAACAGAATAAAAGCAGATCCCGGTTTTACTTCGGCGTTCTCTAGTGGATTTAAACGGATTCCCGCCGAGCGTAAGGAAACACATTGCTTTTGTAAGTTGGACCAGGTAAACCCAAAAGAGGTCAGACAACTATGCGCATCTTGTCGGCAAGTCACTGGTTTCAAAAGAACGGTATTATCAAAATTTAAAGCGGCTTTGTTGGTAAAAGTTGCTTTCTGGCCGTTAGTGGTTACTTCCCCATATCCTTCCAGCCAAGTCTGGTCCTTTTTCAAGAAGGCTACTTCCCGGACGGATAT includes:
- a CDS encoding phospholipase A, producing MPKNSKYCFRSIIGYVPFLPLLFSSFSILEARAQVAPLFDEKLDAHRLTDRWELDSATQRGTFLITPYKPVYITAGRRSSNPNEQPFSENPLYSSPIKYDYGKNEAKFQLSFKTKVWQGILGPHGDLWVAYTQKSHWQIYNVGFSRPFRETNYEPEVILNFATNFNVLGFKARMMGLAMNHQSNGRSLPLSRSWNRVIAHVALERNKWTIYLRPWYRLPDTDDENPAITDYVGRGDATLIYNGGRSLYALTGSHSLRLGNKNRGQLVFDWTYRVAGHLKGHLQLSHGYGETLIDYNHRQSTIGIAVSLIEWL